The Acidobacteriota bacterium DNA segment CACGAACTCGCCGCGGTGGTCCTCCTCGAGCAGATCTACCGGGCGCTGGCGCGCAGCCGCGGGCACCCCTACGCGTCGCACTGAGGCGCCGCGCGAATCGCCTCTCCTCCTGCATCCTGCGGGCCGGAAAGCGACTTCGGAACGGTGGCGCTGGGCCGCTCCGCCGCCGCGAGGGCTCTGCCGGGTCCGGACGTCCTTCCGCCCGCGCGGACCGCGGGCGGAAGGGCCGACCGCCGCCGCGGACCCGTCTCCCCCAACGGCGGGCGCGATCTCCCGATCGACGCCGCGGCCCCTGCGGCCCGATCGTCCCCGCCCGACTCGGGTCCGTCGCTTCCACCCCCGGCTGACTCCTCGCGCGAGCGGTGCGGCGAACCCGCGATCCGCCCGGACCCGTTCGGGCCGGCAGGCCGCGCTGGCGCGAGCGCCGCCGCCCGACGGGAGTCCGTGGTCCCACTTCCGCGGGTCTTTCGGGTCCGGGCGGACGTGGGGCTTCGGAGGAGCCGCCGCGCTTCCGGTACGGCCAACGCAGGCCGGCTCGAGGCGATCCCGCCCCCGGGAGGTCCCCGGCGGCGTTCCTTGACCCCGGATGCCGGAAACCCGTACCGTAGACCCGCCATGCGCGTGCGCACCTTCGTGACGCTGCTCCTCCTGCTCGGCCTCGCCGCGGCGGTCGTTTTCCTGTTGCTGCCGAACCGCACGACGCTCGAGTTGACGCTCACCGTCGGCCGCTATGCGGTGCCGGTGTGGGGAGCCATCCTGGGCGCGTTCACGATCGGCGCCCTGTTCGGCCTCGTCTTCGAGCTGCTCGGCGCCGGCCGCGGCATCGCGGCCCGCGCCCGGTCCGTCTTCGGGCGCCGGCGCCTGCGCGCGGCCGAGCGTGCCCTCGAACTCGGCCGGAGGGCGGAGCGCGAGGGGCGGCTCGGCGCCGCGATCGAGCATTTCCGGGAGGCCACCGCCCTCGCCCCACTCGATCCGCGCGGCCCGATGCGGCTGGGGGACGCACTCCGGCAGGCGGGGCGACCGGTCGATGCGGCCGCGGCGCACGAGCAGGCGCGAAGGGTGGCCGACGAACCCGACGCTTCGACCCACGCGCTGGCGCTGGACCACATCGAAGCGGGCCGCTGGGACGACGCCCGGCGGGAGCTGGAGGCGCTGGTCGCACGCTCCCCGCGGACGGCGGTGGCGCCGCTCCGGCAGCTCCGCGATATCGAGATGCGCGCCGGGAACTGGGAGGCGGCCGCGCGAGCGCAGCGGCGCCTCGAGGCGGCGACCGGCGAGCTCACCGAGGACGATCGGGAGCGGGGCCTCGCGATCAGGACCGAGCTGGCCCGCGCGCGGGCCGAGGCGGGACAGCGGCGCGCGGCGCTCAACCAGCTCCGGCGGGTCGTCAAGGAAGCGCCGGCGTTCCTCCCCGCCGTGAATCGGCTCGCGGAGCTCCTGGTCGAAAGCGGCGACGTCGGCTCGGCACGGACGGTGTTGCTCGAAGCGTTCGAGCGGACGGGCGAACCGGTCCTCCTCGATCGGCTGGCCGACATCGACATCGCCCGCGAGCGGCCCCAGGACGCGATCGCCACCCTCCGGGGGCTGGTGGCGGGCCGCCGCCACGCCATCGCCTCGCGGTTCGCCTTGGGCCGCCTCTACTTCCGCCTCGAGATGCTCGACGAGGCAGCGGATCAGTTGGAACCGCTGCACGAGGAGCTTCCCGCGGCGGTCGCGGTGACGGTGCTGCTCGCGCGCACGGAAGAGCGCAGGGGGCGGCTCGCGCGCGCGGCCGCCTTGTACCGCGAGGCGCTCGAAGCGCGGCCGGTTCCGGAATCGCTCTGCCGCGCGTGCGGGGCCGCCCACGAGAGCTGGGCTCCCTCCTGCCGCGCGTGCGGGCGCTTCGGAACCGTGTCGTCGGCGGCGCCGCTCGAGCCACGGCGCGATGCGAGAACTCCACAGGCCCCCGGACCGCTCTACGAGCTGGCGGCGGGGGAGTCGTAGTCCCTCCCTCCGGGAAGCGCTGCGCGGCCTGGCCGCCCTCTTGTGGCCCGGCCCCTGCCTCGGCTGCGGCGAAGACCTCCCGGGCCGCGCCGCGGCGGGCGTCTGCCTTCCCTGCTGGGCGGAGCTTCCGCTCCACGACGGTGAAGGCTGCCGCCGGTGCGCGCTGCCGCTCCACGGCGACGGCCCGTGCCCCGACTGCCGCGCGGCGGGGGCCGCCCGGCGGCGCCTGGAAGCCACCGTGGCCGCGCTGGTCTACCGGGACACGGCCGTCCGGCTGCACCGCGCGCTCAAGTTCGGCGGCGCCGCCGCGCTCGCCCGCCCTCTCGGACGACTGATGGCGGCGGCGTGGGCCGCCCGCGGCCCGTTCCGGCCCGACCTCCTCGTTCCGATCCCGCCCGGACGGTTCCGATGGGGCCCGCGCCGCGAGGCGGTGCGCCGCCTCGCGCGGGAGGCGGCTCGGCGGCTCGGCGTGCCCCTCGGCCGGCACCGGCTGATGCGATGGAGGTTCGCGAGGGCCCAGACGCGTCAAGGGGCGGCCGCCCGCCGCGCGCTCCCGGAGGGGACCTTCCGCGCCCCGCTCCGGCTCGACGGGATGCGGGTGGTGATCGTCGACGACGTCGCGACGACGGGCGCCACGCTCCGGGAGGCGGCCCGGGCGCTCCGCCAGGCGGGGGCGGAGCGGGTGGCCGCGCTCGTGCTGGCCAGAACGCCGCATCCCGCCGCTTTGCCCGGGGCCCCCGTTTCCGGCTAGCCTGGGGACTTCCGGCCGGCCCGCGGCCGGCCGTTTTCCCTGCGAACAGGAGAGCACGACCATGCCGCGCTGCCGCCTCGCCGCATCCTCGCTCGCCGCACTCGGAGCGTTCCTCGTCGCCGTGGCCGCCGACGCCGGCGACGTCCGCACCACCCTCAAGCTCGCCCAGGAGGTCTACGAGGCCGGCACACCCGTCCGCGGCGAGCTGACCCTCGTGAACGAAGGCGAGGGATGGGCCGAGATCCCCGACGCGGCGCACCTCGCCCGCCGGCTCGAGCTGCGCGCGGCGGGAGGCAAGGTGATCCATCCGCGCGACCCGGACCGGTTCGGAGCGGCGAAAACGACCGCGCTCGGGCCCGGCGGCTTCGTCGGCTTCGCGTTCGACGCGGCGAAGCTCTTCCCGCAGCTCGCGCAGCCCGGCGAGTACACGCTCGCCTTCAACCCGCCGGGCCAGCTCTCCGCGGCGAGCGCACCGATCCGCATCCTGCCGGCGTTCGATCCGAACCAGGACTACCGGATGAAGATCGTCACGCCGAACGGCCCGATCGTCATCGACCTGTTCGAGAAAGAAGCGCCGGTGGCCGTCCACAACGTCGTCCAGCTCGCCCGGACGGGATTCTTCGACGGCGCGTCGATCCCGAAGATCCAGAAAGGAACGGCCCTGATCATCCGCGGCCCCGTCACCGAGCGTCACCGGATCGTCCCGTTCGAGAAGACCAACGTCCCCCTGCTCGCGGGGACGGTGGTGCTGGAACCGGCCCCGCCGGGGCGCCGGCCGGCGAACTATCCCAAGCTGATCGTCCTGCTCGGCCCGAAGCCGGACTGGCAGGGACGGGTGACGGCGGTGGGCCAGATCGTCGAGGGGCAGGAGGCGCTCGACCGCCTCGCGGCCGTTCCGACCACCGGCCCCGGCGGGGTTCCCCCGTTCAAGCCCTTGCAACCGGTCAGCGTGGACAAGGCCGAGATCCTCGAGGCGCCGAAAGGCGACCGGTAGGGGTCGGGCACCCGGCCGCACCGTGGAGTTCGTGGCCCACCTCGCCCCGGCCGGGACCCTCGGTGCGGCGGCGGTCGTCTCGGTCCTGGCCACCGGGTTCGTGGCCGGCTTCTTCAACGTCACCGCCGGCGGGGGATCGCTGTTGACCCTGCCGTTGCTGGTGCTGCTGGGGCTGCCGGGGCCGGTCGCCAACGGGACGAACCGCCTGGCGCTCGTCGTCCAGAACCTGGTCGCGGTGCCGACGTTCCGCCGAGGTGGCGTGCGGGGCATGCGGCGCCACGCCCGATTGGTGCTCGCCGCCGTTCCCGGAGCGCTTCTCGGTGCCTGGGCGGGCGCGACGATCTCCGATCCGCTGTTCCGGCGCGTGCTCGGCCTGCTCATGATCGCGATGACCGCCGTCGTGCTGGCGCGCCCGGGCGGGGGCGATGGGCGCGATCCCGCAACGCGCCCCCGGCTGGCGACCTGGCTGTCGTTCGCGGGCATCGGGCTGTACGCCGGGTTCATTCAGGCCGGCGTCGGCTTTCTCATCGTCTTCGCCCTCGCCGGGATCGAACGGATGCCGCTGGTGCGCGCGCATGCCTTCAAGGTCGCCACCGTGCTCGCCCTGCAGGTGCTGGCATTGCCGGTGTTCGCCTGGCATGGCAAGGTGAGCTGGGGCCTCGGGGCGCTCCTCGCGGTGGGTCTGGCGGCGGGCGGTTTCGTCGGAGCCCGGCTCGCGCTGCGGAGCGGGGAGCGCGTGTTGCGGTACCTTCTGGCGGCGGCGGCGCTGGCTCTCTCGTTGCGGCTGCTGCTCTCCTGAGGGGTCACCCGGAGGAGCGACGCGATGCACCCCGTCCTGATCGACTTCGGCACCGTCCGGCTGTTCGGGCAGGAGTTCCCCCTGGTGATCGGCAGCTACGGGGTGATGATGGCGATCTCGCTGCTCCTGGGGCTGTGGCTGGTCAACCGCTGGGGCAAGCAGGTCTACCCCGAGGCGCCGTGGACCGACATCGTGATGGGGACCTTCATCGCCGGGTTCATCGGTGCCAAGCTCGCCAACGCCGTCGTCTTCTGGAGGGAACTCGCGACCGGCCAGATGTCGCTGATCGGCGTCCTTCGCGGCGGAGGCGTCTGGCTCGGAGGGGCGCTCCTCGGTACCGCGTACTGCATCGCGATGCTGC contains these protein-coding regions:
- a CDS encoding rRNA methyltransferase; the encoded protein is HELAAVVLLEQIYRALARSRGHPYASH
- a CDS encoding ComF family protein encodes the protein MRELHRPPDRSTSWRRGSRSPSLREALRGLAALLWPGPCLGCGEDLPGRAAAGVCLPCWAELPLHDGEGCRRCALPLHGDGPCPDCRAAGAARRRLEATVAALVYRDTAVRLHRALKFGGAAALARPLGRLMAAAWAARGPFRPDLLVPIPPGRFRWGPRREAVRRLAREAARRLGVPLGRHRLMRWRFARAQTRQGAAARRALPEGTFRAPLRLDGMRVVIVDDVATTGATLREAARALRQAGAERVAALVLARTPHPAALPGAPVSG
- a CDS encoding sulfite exporter TauE/SafE family protein, giving the protein MEFVAHLAPAGTLGAAAVVSVLATGFVAGFFNVTAGGGSLLTLPLLVLLGLPGPVANGTNRLALVVQNLVAVPTFRRGGVRGMRRHARLVLAAVPGALLGAWAGATISDPLFRRVLGLLMIAMTAVVLARPGGGDGRDPATRPRLATWLSFAGIGLYAGFIQAGVGFLIVFALAGIERMPLVRAHAFKVATVLALQVLALPVFAWHGKVSWGLGALLAVGLAAGGFVGARLALRSGERVLRYLLAAAALALSLRLLLS